The proteins below come from a single Chelmon rostratus isolate fCheRos1 chromosome 12, fCheRos1.pri, whole genome shotgun sequence genomic window:
- the camk2n1a gene encoding calcium/calmodulin-dependent protein kinase II inhibitor 1a, whose product MSEVLPYNEGKMSGYGADSEVSQMSFSCGLQDTSAFFAASQAKRPPKLGQIGRAKRVVIEDDRIDEVLKGMTDKSSPGV is encoded by the exons ATGTCCGAGGTGCTGCCATACAACGAGGGGAAAATGAGCGGCTACGGGGCGGACAGCGAGGTCAGCCAGATGTCCTTTAGCTGCGGACTGCAGGACACAAGCGCCTTTTTCGCCGCGTCGCAGGCGAAAAGACCCCCGAAGCTCGGACAGATCGGCAGAGCCAAGCGAG TGGTCATCGAGGACGACCGGATAGACGAGGTCCTGAAGGGGATGACAGACAAGTCCTCACCCGGCGTGTAA